The proteins below come from a single Ictalurus furcatus strain D&B chromosome 27, Billie_1.0, whole genome shotgun sequence genomic window:
- the muc15 gene encoding mucin-15: MQGKHASKMSLGFAFALLLTLQSLQLVSTQSSNLENGDVTPSPVNGIPNERNKEYNSISPDISSGSMTFSGDGESQDGNQTVRAATGQYVDNANTTSSPQTTLNVSSNPTTTNATSIPQNNTSNPVTPNPNLGPSVTNGSHVNLAENDTTTSSPGTSTTINTASTTSTPAFNITQSSTSTVSGNFSTTSPPQVENYTKSPSENSTNTTASTTTIMYNHTSVVLINDSSNASTTTLNATGVSLDSRGSMDRGLSPDIQQQTKSQAWGAILGIGVGVAIIALVILIIVKRRNYRDFSHRKLVEDMPSDPVLQLDNSEPLDLKFDGFAYYNPGLQRDNIQMTNFPHGHTN; encoded by the exons ATGCAG GGAAAACACGCTAGTAAGATGTCTTTAGGATTTGCCTTTGCTTTACTGCTGACACTCCAGAGTCTCCAGCTGGTTTCCACTCAATCCTCTAATCTTGAGAATGGAGACGTAACTCCTTCACCAGTCAATGGGATACCTAATGAACGGAACAAAGAATATAATTCAATCTCACCTGACATTTCTTCAGGATCCATGACATTTAGTGGGGATGGTGAATCTCAAGATGGCAACCAGACTGTCAGAGCAGCTACAGGACAATATGTTGATAACGCGAATACAACCTCATCACCTCAGACTACACTCAATGTCAGCAGTAACCCAACAACAACCAATGCAACCTCGATCCCGCAAAATAACACGAGCAATCCGGTCACACCGAACCCAAACCTCGGACCGTCAGTAACCAATGGCAGCCATGTAAACCTCGCAGAGAACGACACCACAACTTCAAGTCCTGGGACTTCAACTACTATTAATACAGCTAGTACTACTTCTACTCCTGCTTTTAACATCACGCAGAGCTCAACATCAACAGTCAGTGGGAACTTCTCGACTACAAGTCCACCACAAGTTGAAAATTACACAAAGTCTCCTAGTGAAAATTCAACAAATACGACGGCCTCTACAACAACTATCATGTACAATCACACCAGTGTTGTACTGATTAATGACTCTAGCAATGCGTCCACTACAACTTTGAACGCAACTGGGGTATCTCTTGATTCCAGAGGAAGCATGGATAGAG GTCTGTCTCCAGATATTCAACAACAAACCAAAAGTCAGGCATGGGGAGCCATTCTGGGTATCGGTGTTGGAGTAGCAATTATTGCTCTGGTGATCTTAATCATTGTGAAACGGAGGAACTACAGAGATTTCTCACACAGGAAACTGGTGGAGGACATGCCATCTGATCCAG TTCTCCAATTGGACAACAGTGAGCCTCTGGATTTGAAATTTGATGGATTTGCATACTACAATCCTGGACTGCAAAGAGACAACATCCAAATGACTAACTTTCCACATGGAcacactaactaa